One Polaribacter sp. KT25b DNA segment encodes these proteins:
- a CDS encoding ZIP family metal transporter → MNYILLVLSVLIGSLLVFIIKPSNKIVRLLLAFSGAYLLSVTVLHLLPEVYTINSNHKSIGIFILIGILLQSVLESFSKGAEHGHIHIHTDGKKFPALLFVSLCLHAFSEGLPIHNSDSNLLWAIVVHKIPIAIVLTTFLINTKYTKKTVFGFLFFFGLMSPLGVLVGDKIPFFTTYGSEITALIIGVFLHISTIILFESSENHKFNLQKFTAILLGILLTIFTL, encoded by the coding sequence GTGAATTATATCTTATTAGTTTTATCAGTTTTAATAGGTTCTTTGTTGGTTTTTATAATAAAACCAAGTAATAAAATTGTACGTTTACTATTAGCTTTTAGTGGTGCTTACCTGTTATCTGTAACAGTTTTACATTTATTACCAGAAGTTTACACTATAAATTCTAATCATAAATCAATAGGTATTTTTATATTAATTGGTATTCTTTTACAATCGGTTTTAGAGTCATTTTCTAAGGGTGCAGAACATGGTCACATTCATATTCACACTGATGGGAAAAAGTTTCCAGCCTTACTTTTTGTAAGTTTATGTTTGCATGCTTTTTCTGAAGGATTGCCAATTCATAATTCTGATAGTAATTTATTATGGGCAATTGTTGTGCATAAAATACCAATTGCCATTGTATTAACTACATTTTTAATCAACACAAAATATACAAAAAAAACAGTTTTTGGTTTTCTGTTTTTCTTCGGATTAATGAGTCCTTTAGGTGTTTTAGTTGGTGATAAAATTCCGTTTTTCACAACTTATGGATCAGAAATTACTGCTTTAATTATTGGTGTTTTCCTACATATTTCTACAATTATTCTTTTTGAAAGTTCAGAAAATCATAAATTTAATTTGCAAAAATTTACAGCTATCCTTTTAGGTATTTTACTTACTATCTTTACTTTATAG
- a CDS encoding tetratricopeptide repeat-containing sensor histidine kinase — MKYNILLFLLLFSGKAIFSQVLPENKNLYDSISKHIRQRNFSKIKSFLNNNKKKFNKNDKYLIIDINDFYYHYLKKNYDNCYIVLNRIEKYKDKLNYENLNQYFTSKGYLFKAENKIDSATIYFTKSLSFFEKDKIKYSSELANIYQGLATIYRLSNNTSKELKYLNDYLEIAKKTGNEYKISSAYNSLGVYYDKNNNPKNSLENFKKSLNYKQRNISRNTTLQNIGSIYLKYFNNVDSAFYYNQKAINEYTSKRNLAFIHYDLSLIASRKNNLNQENKELQTSLKYIKLDPFPELEIKLYKDLSENNKKLKNYKESLRFLEKYDSLNNVVKNQSLIEKVEEIEIKYQSEKKEKENLQLKIEKEKTNNFLIASLLFIFLSSIITVLIFKNSNKKRKVAEQQKELETQKNLTLLKEQEITTINAMVDGQEKERKQIAEDLHDNLGSVLATLKLHFEKLKINCEKNLIDPEILFNKTENLIDEAYIKVRSIAHAKNSGVIANQGLLVAIKLMADKISSADNIKIDVIDFGLNKRLKNSLEITVFRIIQELITNIIKHAEAKNATINISLYDKNLNIIIEDDGKGFNFKKGNLKKGMGINSIETRVAHLEGTFEIDSTLGKGSSIIINIPIS; from the coding sequence ATGAAATATAATATTTTACTATTTTTATTATTATTTTCTGGTAAAGCTATTTTTTCTCAAGTTTTACCAGAAAATAAAAATTTATATGATTCAATATCAAAACATATAAGACAAAGAAATTTTAGTAAAATAAAATCTTTTTTAAATAATAATAAAAAAAAATTTAATAAAAATGATAAATACTTAATAATAGATATCAATGATTTTTATTATCATTATTTAAAAAAAAATTACGACAACTGTTATATCGTTTTAAATAGAATTGAGAAATATAAGGACAAACTTAATTATGAAAATTTAAACCAATATTTTACCTCTAAAGGATACTTATTTAAAGCAGAGAACAAAATTGATTCAGCAACAATTTATTTTACAAAATCACTTTCATTTTTTGAAAAAGATAAAATAAAATACTCTTCAGAATTAGCAAACATATATCAAGGTTTAGCCACGATTTATCGCTTATCAAATAACACAAGTAAAGAATTAAAATATTTAAACGATTACTTAGAGATAGCTAAAAAAACTGGTAATGAATACAAGATAAGCAGTGCTTACAATAGTCTAGGTGTTTATTATGATAAAAACAATAATCCCAAAAATTCACTTGAAAATTTTAAAAAATCCTTAAATTATAAACAAAGAAATATTTCAAGAAACACAACACTACAAAATATAGGTTCTATTTATTTAAAATATTTTAATAATGTAGATTCTGCTTTTTATTATAACCAAAAAGCTATTAACGAATATACATCAAAAAGGAACCTAGCTTTTATCCATTACGACCTATCTCTTATTGCCTCAAGAAAAAATAATTTAAACCAAGAAAATAAAGAGCTCCAAACTTCTCTAAAATACATTAAACTAGATCCGTTTCCAGAGCTTGAAATTAAACTTTACAAAGATTTATCTGAAAATAATAAAAAACTTAAAAACTATAAAGAATCATTACGCTTTTTAGAAAAGTATGATTCTTTAAATAATGTTGTAAAAAATCAATCTTTAATAGAAAAAGTTGAAGAAATAGAAATTAAATACCAATCAGAAAAAAAAGAAAAAGAAAATCTTCAACTTAAAATAGAAAAAGAGAAAACCAATAATTTTTTAATCGCTTCTCTCTTATTTATTTTTCTAAGTAGTATTATTACTGTTTTAATATTTAAAAACTCAAACAAAAAAAGAAAAGTTGCTGAGCAACAAAAAGAATTAGAGACTCAAAAAAATCTAACACTTTTAAAAGAACAAGAAATTACGACCATAAATGCAATGGTAGATGGTCAAGAAAAAGAACGTAAACAAATTGCAGAAGATTTACATGATAATTTAGGTTCTGTTTTAGCTACTTTAAAATTACATTTTGAAAAATTGAAAATTAATTGTGAAAAGAATTTAATAGATCCAGAAATATTATTTAATAAAACAGAAAATTTAATTGATGAAGCTTATATAAAAGTTAGAAGTATTGCACATGCAAAAAACTCAGGAGTAATTGCAAATCAAGGTTTATTAGTTGCTATAAAATTAATGGCTGATAAAATTTCATCTGCAGATAATATTAAGATAGATGTTATAGATTTTGGATTAAACAAACGTTTAAAAAATAGTTTAGAAATTACAGTTTTTAGAATTATACAAGAACTAATAACAAATATTATAAAACATGCAGAAGCAAAAAACGCAACCATTAATATTTCTTTATATGATAAAAATCTAAATATTATTATTGAAGATGATGGAAAAGGTTTTAATTTTAAAAAAGGTAATTTAAAAAAAGGTATGGGAATAAATTCTATAGAAACCAGAGTAGCACATTTAGAGGGTACTTTTGAAATAGATTCTACACTAGGAAAAGGTAGTTCTATAATCATTAACATTCCTATTTCTTAA
- a CDS encoding response regulator transcription factor, producing MITIIMAEDHQMLIDGVQSFFEYSDEISFIATANNGEDLVKLVDLKKPKLVLTDIRMPRVDGIEATKIIKKKHPYIYVLAMTMFDQPDAIKQMLDAGATGYILKNSGIKMLSKAIQTVANGETFFDPNVAFNFMNNYIDDNVTIGKTDKIVLSNREKEILTLIANGNTSKNIAEILFIAKSTVDTHRKNMIRKLDLKSGSELVKYAIDKKYKF from the coding sequence ATGATCACAATCATTATGGCAGAAGATCATCAAATGTTAATTGATGGTGTACAATCTTTTTTTGAATATAGTGATGAAATTAGCTTTATCGCAACTGCAAATAATGGAGAAGATCTTGTAAAATTAGTTGATTTAAAAAAACCAAAATTAGTACTTACAGATATTAGAATGCCAAGAGTGGATGGTATTGAAGCTACCAAAATTATCAAAAAAAAACATCCCTATATTTATGTTTTAGCCATGACAATGTTTGATCAGCCAGATGCAATAAAACAAATGTTAGATGCTGGCGCAACAGGTTATATTTTAAAAAATTCAGGAATTAAAATGCTTTCAAAAGCAATTCAAACTGTAGCAAATGGTGAAACTTTTTTTGACCCAAATGTGGCTTTTAATTTTATGAATAATTACATTGATGACAACGTAACCATTGGTAAAACAGATAAAATTGTTTTATCAAATAGAGAAAAAGAAATCTTAACCTTAATTGCAAACGGAAATACTTCTAAAAATATTGCTGAAATATTATTTATAGCAAAAAGTACAGTTGATACACATAGAAAAAATATGATTCGAAAACTAGACCTAAAATCTGGTAGTGAGCTAGTTAAATATGCTATCGATAAAAAATATAAATTCTAA
- a CDS encoding ATP-dependent DNA helicase RecQ, with amino-acid sequence MDLHSPLKKFFGFNKFKGLQEQVIKSIVNNENTFVIMPTGGGKSLCYQLPALMAEGTAIVVSPLIALMKNQVDAIRGISEHNGVAHVLNSSLNKTEVAQVKEDITNGITKLLYVAPESLIKEEYVAFLRNQKISFVAIDEAHCISEWGHDFRPEYRNLKHIIKAIDSVPVICLTATATEKVQEDILKTLGITDANRFKASFNRANLFYEVRPKTKEVEKDIIRFVKQREGKSGIIYCLSRKKVEEVAQILQVNGIKAVPYHAGLDAKTRVKHQDMFLMEDCDVVVATIAFGMGIDKPDVRFVIHHDIPKSLESYYQETGRAGRDDGEGYCLAFYAYKDIEKLEKFMSSKPVAEQEIGHALLQEVVGYAETSMNRRKYLLHYFGEEFDDVNGEGADMDDNSRNPKKKHEAKEDVVKLLSVVKNTLQQYKSKEVVNTLIGKENALLTSHKTHLQPFFGIGKDKSAAYWMALLRQILVVNFIKKEIEQYGVIKLNKVGEDYLENPTSFMMTEDHSYTETGDNLIITNSKSSGGAADEKLIKLLKDLRKRVASKQGVPPFAVFQDPSLDDMALKYPMSLEELSKVHGVGEGKSRKFGKEFVKLITTYVDENDILRPDDLIVKSTGVNSGLKLYIIQNTDRKLPLEDIAKSKGLEMNELIKEMEVIIFSGTKLNIDYALDDLLDEDQQEEIHDYFMEASTDKIQVALDEFDGDYDEEELRLMRIKFINEVAN; translated from the coding sequence ATGGATTTACATAGCCCTCTTAAAAAGTTTTTTGGATTTAATAAGTTTAAAGGACTGCAAGAGCAAGTTATTAAAAGTATCGTAAATAACGAAAACACTTTTGTAATAATGCCAACAGGTGGTGGTAAGTCACTTTGCTATCAACTACCAGCTTTAATGGCAGAAGGAACAGCTATTGTTGTTTCTCCTTTAATTGCATTGATGAAAAATCAAGTAGATGCAATTAGAGGTATTTCTGAGCATAATGGAGTTGCTCATGTTTTAAATTCTTCTTTAAATAAAACTGAAGTTGCTCAAGTAAAAGAAGATATTACTAACGGAATTACAAAACTCTTGTATGTTGCGCCAGAATCTTTAATTAAAGAAGAATATGTTGCTTTTTTAAGAAATCAAAAAATTTCTTTTGTAGCTATTGATGAGGCTCATTGTATATCAGAATGGGGTCATGATTTTAGACCAGAATATAGAAATTTAAAACACATAATTAAAGCTATTGATAGCGTTCCGGTAATTTGTTTGACAGCAACTGCTACAGAAAAAGTACAAGAAGATATTTTAAAAACTTTAGGTATTACAGATGCAAATAGATTTAAAGCTTCTTTTAATAGAGCAAATTTGTTTTATGAAGTTAGACCAAAAACGAAAGAAGTTGAAAAAGATATTATTCGTTTTGTAAAACAAAGAGAAGGGAAATCTGGAATTATTTATTGTTTAAGTAGAAAAAAAGTTGAGGAAGTTGCTCAAATTTTACAAGTAAATGGTATAAAGGCAGTTCCTTATCATGCAGGTTTAGATGCTAAAACAAGAGTAAAACATCAAGATATGTTTTTGATGGAAGACTGTGATGTTGTTGTTGCAACGATTGCTTTTGGAATGGGAATTGATAAACCAGATGTTCGTTTTGTAATTCATCATGATATTCCGAAAAGTTTAGAAAGTTATTATCAAGAAACAGGTAGAGCAGGTAGAGATGATGGTGAAGGATATTGTTTGGCTTTTTACGCGTATAAAGACATCGAAAAGTTAGAAAAATTTATGTCTAGTAAACCAGTTGCAGAACAAGAAATTGGTCATGCATTATTACAAGAAGTGGTTGGTTATGCAGAAACTTCTATGAATAGGCGTAAATATTTATTGCATTATTTTGGAGAAGAATTTGATGATGTTAATGGAGAAGGAGCAGATATGGATGATAATTCTAGAAATCCGAAGAAAAAACATGAAGCAAAAGAAGATGTTGTTAAATTACTATCTGTAGTAAAAAATACATTACAACAATATAAATCTAAAGAAGTTGTAAACACGTTAATTGGTAAAGAAAATGCATTATTAACTTCTCATAAAACACATTTACAACCTTTTTTTGGTATTGGTAAAGATAAATCTGCCGCTTATTGGATGGCGCTTTTAAGACAAATATTGGTTGTAAATTTTATTAAAAAAGAAATTGAGCAATACGGAGTTATAAAGTTAAATAAAGTAGGAGAAGATTATTTAGAAAATCCAACTTCATTTATGATGACAGAAGATCATTCGTATACAGAAACTGGAGATAATTTAATTATTACTAATTCAAAATCTTCTGGAGGAGCTGCTGATGAAAAACTTATAAAGTTACTAAAAGATTTACGAAAAAGAGTTGCATCTAAACAAGGTGTGCCTCCTTTTGCTGTTTTTCAAGATCCATCTTTAGATGATATGGCTTTAAAATACCCAATGAGTTTAGAAGAACTCTCTAAAGTGCATGGTGTTGGAGAAGGAAAATCTAGAAAGTTTGGTAAAGAATTTGTAAAATTAATTACAACTTATGTTGATGAAAATGATATTTTAAGACCAGATGATTTAATTGTAAAAAGTACTGGTGTTAATTCTGGATTAAAATTATACATTATTCAAAATACAGATAGAAAATTACCATTAGAAGATATTGCTAAGTCAAAAGGTTTAGAAATGAATGAATTAATTAAGGAAATGGAAGTAATTATTTTTTCTGGAACTAAATTAAATATAGATTATGCTTTAGATGATTTATTAGATGAAGATCAGCAAGAAGAAATTCATGATTATTTTATGGAAGCTAGTACAGATAAAATTCAGGTAGCTTTAGATGAATTTGATGGTGATTATGATGAAGAAGAATTGCGTTTAATGAGAATTAAATTTATAAATGAAGTAGCGAATTAG
- a CDS encoding SIS domain-containing protein, with product MKDKPNIIANAKKTILAESKAIANLANFIDSAFENAVKYIYKSKGRVIVTGIGKSANIATKIVATFNSTGTPAVFMHAADAIHGDLGNVLKDDVVICISKSGNTPEIKVLVPLIKNYGNKIIAITGNTDSFLGKNADFPLNTFVEKEACPNNLAPTTSTTAQLVMGDALAVCLLELKGFTSKDFAKYHPGGALGKRLYLKVSDLTTNNELPKVLENDSIAKVIIEISEKRLGVTAVLKDDKIVGIITDGDIRRMLSKTTEISNFKAKDIMGKNPKSIHKDAMAIEALDALENNSITQILVKDDNNNYVGVVHLHDLIKEGIF from the coding sequence TTGAAAGATAAACCTAACATTATTGCCAATGCCAAAAAAACAATTTTAGCAGAAAGCAAAGCTATTGCTAATTTAGCAAATTTTATAGATTCTGCATTTGAAAATGCTGTTAAATATATCTATAAATCTAAAGGAAGAGTAATTGTAACAGGTATTGGCAAAAGCGCAAATATTGCCACAAAAATTGTTGCAACCTTTAACTCAACAGGAACTCCAGCTGTTTTTATGCATGCTGCAGATGCTATTCATGGAGATTTAGGAAACGTTTTAAAAGACGATGTAGTTATTTGCATTTCTAAAAGTGGAAATACTCCAGAAATAAAAGTTTTAGTTCCGTTAATAAAGAATTATGGAAATAAAATAATTGCAATCACAGGAAATACTGATTCCTTTTTAGGAAAAAATGCAGATTTTCCTTTAAATACTTTTGTAGAAAAAGAAGCTTGCCCTAACAATTTAGCACCAACAACTAGTACAACTGCACAATTAGTTATGGGTGATGCTCTTGCTGTTTGTTTATTAGAATTAAAAGGTTTTACAAGTAAAGATTTTGCAAAATATCATCCAGGTGGTGCTTTAGGAAAACGTTTATACTTGAAAGTTTCTGATTTAACAACAAATAATGAACTACCTAAAGTTTTAGAAAATGATTCAATAGCTAAAGTAATTATAGAAATTTCTGAAAAACGTTTAGGAGTAACAGCTGTTTTAAAAGATGATAAAATTGTTGGTATTATTACTGATGGAGATATTAGACGAATGTTAAGTAAAACAACAGAAATAAGTAATTTTAAAGCCAAAGATATTATGGGTAAAAACCCAAAATCTATTCATAAAGATGCAATGGCAATTGAAGCTTTAGATGCTTTAGAAAATAATAGTATTACTCAAATTTTAGTAAAAGATGATAATAATAACTATGTAGGTGTTGTACATTTACATGATTTAATTAAAGAAGGAATTTTCTAA
- the tatC gene encoding twin-arginine translocase subunit TatC: MAETQKEMSFLGHLEELRWHLVRGVSAIFILAIVFFIFAEEVYNNFLLAHIQPDFITYQLFCDFFNFFGMDSEFCHINFADKKLQSIEVTSQLMNSIWSSLILGFIASFPYILWEFWRFVSPGLTKSEINKSRGFIFIASFLFFIGVVFSFYVIAPISVQFLYNYQISDAIVNSFTLESHIGLITNMLLGVSILFELPVLIYFLTKIGLITPEFLKKYRKHALVIVLIAAAIITPPDVASQVIVAIPILILYEISIKVSRRVIKNQQKNAN, from the coding sequence ATGGCAGAAACACAAAAAGAAATGTCCTTTTTAGGGCACTTAGAAGAATTAAGATGGCATTTAGTAAGAGGCGTTTCAGCAATATTTATTTTAGCAATTGTCTTTTTTATTTTTGCAGAAGAAGTTTACAACAACTTTTTACTAGCTCACATACAACCAGATTTTATAACATATCAATTATTTTGCGATTTTTTTAACTTTTTTGGAATGGATAGTGAATTCTGTCATATTAATTTTGCTGATAAAAAATTACAAAGTATCGAAGTAACATCACAATTAATGAACTCCATTTGGTCTTCTTTAATTTTAGGGTTTATAGCTTCTTTCCCTTATATTTTATGGGAATTTTGGCGTTTTGTTTCACCCGGATTAACAAAAAGTGAAATAAATAAATCTAGAGGATTTATTTTTATTGCATCTTTCTTATTCTTTATAGGAGTCGTATTTAGTTTTTATGTAATTGCACCAATATCTGTACAATTTTTATATAATTATCAAATTTCTGATGCCATTGTAAATAGCTTCACTTTAGAATCTCATATAGGATTAATTACCAATATGTTACTTGGAGTTTCAATTTTATTTGAATTACCCGTTCTAATTTATTTTTTAACCAAAATTGGATTAATTACACCAGAATTTTTAAAAAAATACAGAAAACATGCGCTAGTAATTGTTTTAATTGCAGCGGCAATTATAACACCACCAGATGTTGCTAGTCAAGTTATTGTAGCAATACCAATTCTTATTTTATACGAAATAAGCATTAAAGTTTCAAGAAGAGTTATCAAAAACCAGCAAAAAAATGCCAACTAA
- a CDS encoding carboxymuconolactone decarboxylase family protein produces MPTKVQEFNEYRQKMNDKILASDNKIVKRIFNLDTNAFSEGHLPVKTKELLGLVASAVLRCDDCIAYHLETAHKNGVTKAEMMETMSIATLVGGTIVIPHLRRAVEYWEALENE; encoded by the coding sequence ATGCCAACTAAAGTCCAAGAGTTTAATGAGTATCGTCAAAAAATGAACGATAAAATTTTAGCTTCTGATAATAAAATAGTTAAACGAATTTTTAATTTAGATACAAATGCTTTTTCAGAAGGGCATTTGCCAGTAAAAACAAAAGAATTGTTAGGCTTAGTGGCATCCGCAGTTTTAAGATGTGATGATTGTATAGCATATCATTTAGAAACTGCACACAAAAACGGCGTAACAAAAGCAGAAATGATGGAAACAATGTCTATAGCTACCTTAGTTGGTGGTACAATTGTTATACCTCATTTAAGAAGAGCAGTTGAGTATTGGGAAGCGTTAGAAAATGAGTAA
- the lptB gene encoding LPS export ABC transporter ATP-binding protein — MILRAEKIEKIYGSRKVVQDISLEVKQGEIIGLLGPNGAGKTTSFYMIVGMIKPNFGRIFLNDEDITNDAMYKRAQKGIGYLAQEASVFRKLSVEENILSVLQFTNLSKKEQKIELESLIEEFNIGHVRKNRGDLLSGGERRRTEIARCLASNPNFILLDEPFAGVDPIAVEDIQSIVAQLKNKNIGILITDHDVQATLAITDKTYLMYNGSILKEGTPEELAADEMVRKVYLGKDFELKKKKFFTP; from the coding sequence ATGATTTTAAGAGCAGAAAAAATTGAAAAAATTTACGGGAGTAGAAAAGTTGTACAAGACATTTCTTTAGAAGTTAAACAAGGCGAAATTATTGGTCTTTTAGGTCCTAATGGGGCAGGTAAAACAACTTCTTTTTATATGATTGTTGGTATGATTAAACCAAATTTTGGACGTATTTTTTTAAATGATGAAGATATAACTAATGATGCCATGTACAAACGTGCACAAAAAGGTATTGGTTATTTAGCTCAAGAGGCTTCTGTTTTTCGAAAACTATCTGTAGAAGAAAATATTTTGTCTGTTTTACAATTCACTAATTTATCTAAAAAAGAACAAAAAATAGAATTAGAATCTTTAATCGAAGAGTTTAATATTGGTCATGTTCGTAAAAATAGAGGAGATTTACTTTCTGGTGGAGAAAGACGTAGAACAGAAATTGCGCGTTGTTTAGCTTCAAACCCTAATTTTATTTTATTAGATGAACCTTTTGCCGGTGTAGACCCTATTGCTGTAGAAGATATACAAAGTATTGTTGCTCAATTAAAAAACAAAAATATAGGTATTTTAATTACAGATCATGATGTACAAGCAACTTTAGCTATTACAGATAAAACTTATTTAATGTATAATGGAAGTATCTTAAAAGAAGGAACTCCAGAGGAATTAGCTGCAGATGAAATGGTTCGTAAAGTATATTTAGGAAAAGACTTTGAGCTAAAAAAGAAGAAATTTTTTACTCCTTAA
- a CDS encoding glyoxalase has protein sequence MFKSIRTFIGAKNFETSKNFYKDVGFIETILSDNLSYFKIDEKLGFYLQKAFVKDWIDNSMLFLEVEDLESYFNIIKEKNLIEKYTKVKLSKIVYNDWGKEFFLHDPSGILWHFGNFKE, from the coding sequence ATGTTTAAATCGATAAGAACTTTTATTGGAGCAAAAAATTTTGAAACATCAAAAAACTTTTATAAAGATGTAGGTTTTATAGAAACTATTTTATCAGATAATTTATCTTATTTTAAGATTGATGAAAAATTAGGTTTTTATCTACAAAAAGCTTTTGTAAAAGATTGGATAGATAATTCTATGCTGTTTCTAGAAGTGGAAGATCTAGAATCTTATTTTAATATAATTAAAGAAAAAAATCTTATAGAAAAATATACAAAAGTTAAATTATCTAAAATTGTATATAATGATTGGGGAAAAGAATTCTTTTTGCATGATCCATCTGGAATTCTTTGGCATTTTGGTAATTTTAAGGAGTAA
- a CDS encoding ATP-binding protein encodes MKSAKIPHNEKERLAVLKEYSILDTLPEEEYDAITKIASGICNTQIALVSIVDKDRQWFKSAHGVNATETPRDIAFCAHSILNPDELFIINDATKDDRFFDNPLTINEPNVVFYAGAPLNSTEGYPLGTLCVIDNKPKVLTENQKESLVLLSKQVVRLLELRKKNKELEASNLKVKKLNEQLNNFAFRLTHDLKSPINGVHFLLNVLKEDHLALFKNTEAEEHLSLISDRILYIDDLINEILNYSKVTSENIIYENFNIKILLDTIINNIDFENKITLEANNLDLEIFSSKIGLLQVFQNLISNSRKFCDEEKSIISVNFKEDADKYYFTYEDNGPGIEEKYWDKVFALFETLGSSKNTNNTGIGLATVKAIIKRLGGKINLKKRADEKKGVCFYFYIYKKKTN; translated from the coding sequence ATGAAATCAGCTAAAATCCCCCATAATGAAAAAGAAAGGTTAGCAGTTTTAAAAGAATATTCAATTTTAGACACTTTACCAGAAGAAGAATATGATGCTATAACCAAAATAGCTTCTGGTATTTGTAATACGCAAATAGCACTAGTATCTATAGTTGATAAAGATAGACAATGGTTTAAATCTGCTCATGGTGTAAATGCAACAGAAACTCCAAGAGATATTGCTTTTTGCGCCCACAGTATTTTAAATCCAGATGAATTATTTATAATTAATGACGCTACAAAAGATGATCGTTTTTTTGATAATCCTTTAACGATAAATGAACCTAATGTTGTTTTTTACGCTGGTGCTCCTTTAAATAGTACAGAAGGCTATCCTTTAGGAACTTTATGTGTTATTGATAATAAGCCAAAAGTACTTACAGAAAATCAAAAAGAATCTTTAGTATTACTTTCAAAACAAGTAGTAAGACTTCTAGAATTAAGAAAAAAGAATAAAGAACTTGAAGCCTCTAATTTAAAAGTAAAAAAATTAAATGAGCAATTAAATAATTTTGCTTTTAGATTAACGCACGATTTAAAATCGCCAATTAATGGCGTTCATTTTTTGTTAAATGTTTTAAAAGAAGATCATTTAGCACTTTTTAAAAATACAGAAGCAGAAGAACATTTAAGTTTAATTTCTGATAGAATTCTTTACATAGATGATTTAATAAACGAGATTTTAAATTACTCTAAAGTAACTAGCGAAAATATTATTTACGAAAACTTTAATATTAAAATACTTTTAGATACAATTATAAATAATATTGATTTTGAAAATAAAATTACTTTAGAAGCTAATAATTTAGATTTAGAAATTTTTAGTTCTAAAATAGGACTTTTACAAGTTTTTCAAAATTTGATATCTAATTCTAGAAAATTCTGTGATGAAGAAAAATCTATAATTTCAGTAAATTTTAAAGAAGATGCTGATAAGTATTATTTTACTTACGAGGATAATGGCCCAGGAATTGAAGAAAAATATTGGGATAAAGTATTTGCATTATTTGAAACTTTAGGAAGTTCAAAAAATACAAATAATACAGGAATTGGTTTAGCCACTGTAAAAGCTATTATTAAAAGATTAGGAGGTAAAATTAATTTAAAGAAAAGAGCAGATGAGAAAAAAGGAGTTTGTTTCTATTTTTATATTTATAAGAAAAAAACGAATTAA
- a CDS encoding phosphatidylcholine/phosphatidylserine synthase translates to MAVGEKIPNYITLGNLFSGTVAAIFAVEGDFKTAGIFVLVGIIFDFFDGFVARLLNVSGELGKQLDSLADMVTSGVVPGIIMFKLIQNNLIADNLFEEKTAQILDVQLIGLILTLAACYRLARFNLDTRQTESFIGLPTPAMCLFVVSLPLIQMETDIEFVKDLISNNYFLIALTWFLSFLMNVEMHLFSLKFKDYSFKNNYVKYAFLLASVLLMFTLNFLAVPLIIILYIILSVVKKRFL, encoded by the coding sequence ATGGCAGTAGGGGAGAAAATTCCAAATTACATAACTTTAGGAAATTTATTTTCTGGAACAGTTGCAGCAATTTTTGCTGTTGAAGGAGATTTTAAAACGGCAGGAATCTTTGTACTTGTAGGAATTATTTTTGATTTTTTTGATGGTTTTGTTGCACGATTATTAAATGTTTCTGGAGAGCTAGGAAAACAATTAGATTCCTTAGCAGACATGGTTACAAGCGGTGTTGTGCCGGGTATTATTATGTTTAAATTAATACAAAATAATTTAATTGCAGATAATCTTTTTGAAGAAAAAACAGCACAAATATTAGATGTACAGTTAATAGGTTTAATATTAACATTAGCAGCTTGTTATAGGTTGGCGCGTTTTAATTTAGATACACGACAAACAGAATCTTTTATTGGGTTACCTACACCTGCTATGTGTTTATTTGTAGTTTCTTTACCGTTAATACAAATGGAAACTGACATAGAATTTGTTAAAGATTTGATAAGTAATAATTACTTTTTAATTGCTTTAACTTGGTTTTTAAGTTTTTTAATGAATGTAGAAATGCATTTGTTTTCTTTAAAATTCAAAGACTATTCTTTTAAAAATAATTATGTTAAATACGCATTTCTTTTAGCATCTGTTTTGTTAATGTTTACTTTAAATTTTCTTGCTGTCCCATTAATTATTATATTGTACATTATTTTATCAGTAGTAAAAAAAAGATTTTTGTAA